Proteins encoded in a region of the Oscillospiraceae bacterium MB24-C1 genome:
- the spoIVA gene encoding stage IV sporulation protein A: protein MESATNHRIYEDIARRTDGDIYIGVVGPVRTGKSTLIKKFMEQMVLPNIEDSAWRDRATDEMPQSAAGRTIMTTEPKFIPEEAVRISVDNNAQCNVRLIDCVGYIVPSSLGYIENDQPRMVMTPWFDREIPFNMAAEIGTDKVIKEHSTIGLVVTTDGSISDIPRDEYEEAEQRVINELSGIGKPFAVVLNCVNPESEQAQALAARMEEKYQVPVTPLNCLGLDSQGIEKILQSVLYQFPLKQIAIEIPRWIVALEKDHWLKKALYDAVKQSTFSIKRMRELPEKLAGAKKCEYLNEFSLDSIDFGQGSARARATVDPKLFYRVIGEATGIDVKDDTDLMPVMIKLATIKREHEKYRHALEEVAATGYGIVMPTMEQLTLEEPEIIKQGGRYGVKLRASAPSIHMMRADISTEVSPIVGSEKQSQELVEYLLSEFESDPAKIWSSNIFGKSLHELVNEGLHNKLYRMPVDARSKLTETIERIINDGCSGLICIIL from the coding sequence ATGGAAAGCGCAACCAACCACCGCATCTATGAAGACATTGCCCGACGCACCGACGGGGACATTTATATCGGCGTTGTCGGCCCGGTGCGGACTGGAAAGTCCACATTGATCAAAAAATTTATGGAGCAGATGGTACTGCCGAATATTGAGGATTCGGCTTGGCGTGACCGAGCCACCGATGAGATGCCGCAGTCGGCGGCGGGCAGAACCATCATGACAACCGAACCGAAGTTCATTCCGGAAGAGGCCGTGCGCATCTCGGTGGACAACAACGCGCAGTGCAATGTGCGGCTTATTGACTGCGTGGGCTACATTGTCCCAAGTTCGCTGGGCTATATCGAAAACGACCAGCCCCGTATGGTGATGACCCCGTGGTTTGATCGTGAGATTCCGTTTAACATGGCCGCCGAAATTGGCACCGATAAGGTCATCAAAGAGCATTCGACCATCGGTCTGGTTGTTACGACCGACGGTTCCATTTCTGACATTCCGCGCGATGAATACGAAGAAGCTGAGCAGCGCGTTATCAACGAGCTCTCCGGAATTGGTAAACCATTTGCGGTGGTGCTCAACTGCGTCAATCCCGAATCAGAGCAGGCGCAGGCATTGGCGGCTCGAATGGAAGAAAAATATCAGGTGCCGGTCACACCGCTCAATTGTTTGGGGTTGGATTCTCAGGGAATAGAAAAGATTCTGCAGAGTGTACTTTACCAGTTCCCATTAAAACAGATTGCGATTGAAATACCGCGCTGGATCGTGGCGCTCGAGAAAGATCACTGGTTAAAAAAGGCGCTATACGATGCTGTTAAGCAATCAACATTTAGCATCAAACGTATGCGCGAGCTGCCCGAAAAACTGGCCGGTGCTAAAAAATGTGAGTATCTCAATGAATTCTCGCTCGATTCCATTGATTTCGGTCAGGGTAGTGCCCGCGCACGTGCAACGGTAGATCCAAAGCTGTTCTACCGTGTCATTGGCGAGGCAACGGGTATCGACGTTAAGGATGATACCGACCTTATGCCGGTGATGATTAAGCTAGCCACTATTAAACGCGAGCATGAAAAATATCGCCACGCACTCGAAGAGGTAGCGGCTACGGGCTACGGTATTGTCATGCCCACCATGGAGCAGCTAACGCTCGAGGAGCCTGAAATCATCAAGCAGGGTGGGCGGTACGGCGTTAAGCTCCGCGCCTCAGCACCGTCAATACATATGATGCGTGCCGATATCTCCACCGAGGTTTCACCTATCGTAGGTAGTGAAAAGCAGTCACAAGAATTGGTCGAATATCTGCTTTCAGAGTTTGAGAGCGACCCGGCCAAGATTTGGAGCTCGAACATTTTTGGCAAAAGCCTGCACGAGCTGGTCAACGAGGGGTTGCACAACAAGCTTTATCGCATGCCGGTCGACGCCCGCAGTAAGCTGACAGAGACAATTGAGCGCATCATCAACGACGGCTGCTCCGGCCTGATCTGTATCATTTTGTAA
- a CDS encoding acyl-CoA dehydrogenase, with the protein MDFVLSKEHQMLRKMYRDFAENEVKPLAEEVDEKEMFPMETVKKMAKLGMMGVYFPKQYGGAGADVLSYAICVEELSKVCATTGVVVSAHTSLCCAPIFENGTEEQKMKYLPKLCSGEWIGAFGLTEPGAGTDASGQQTTAVLEGDHYVLNGSKVFITNASYADVFVVMAMTDRSKGNHGISAFIVEKDFPGFSVGKHERKMGIRGSSTSDLIFEDCIVPKENLLGKEGQGFKIAMKTLDGGRIGIASQALGIGEGAIDEVIKYTKERVQFGKRISQFQNTQFQIADMHTRMKAAQYLVYSAAIKKQAHEPYSIDSAMAKLFAAEAANDVTRRAVQLFGGYGYTRDYPVERMMRDAKITEIYEGTSEVQRMVIANALQVK; encoded by the coding sequence ATGGACTTTGTACTGAGCAAAGAACATCAAATGCTACGCAAAATGTATCGTGATTTTGCGGAAAATGAAGTTAAGCCTTTAGCCGAAGAGGTCGACGAGAAGGAAATGTTCCCGATGGAGACCGTCAAGAAAATGGCCAAACTGGGCATGATGGGTGTTTATTTCCCCAAGCAGTATGGCGGCGCAGGCGCTGACGTTCTGTCCTATGCCATATGCGTCGAAGAGCTCTCTAAGGTTTGCGCGACAACCGGCGTTGTTGTGTCGGCTCACACTTCGCTCTGCTGCGCGCCCATCTTTGAAAATGGTACTGAAGAGCAGAAGATGAAGTATCTACCCAAGCTTTGCAGCGGCGAGTGGATCGGCGCATTCGGCCTTACCGAGCCGGGCGCAGGCACCGACGCTTCCGGACAGCAGACCACTGCAGTTCTGGAAGGCGACCATTATGTTCTTAACGGCTCCAAAGTTTTCATCACCAACGCCAGCTATGCTGATGTGTTCGTTGTCATGGCAATGACCGACCGCAGCAAGGGCAACCACGGCATTTCCGCTTTTATTGTTGAGAAGGACTTCCCCGGATTCTCTGTCGGCAAGCACGAGAGAAAGATGGGCATCCGCGGCTCCTCAACTTCTGATCTGATTTTTGAAGATTGCATCGTCCCCAAGGAAAACCTTCTGGGCAAAGAAGGCCAGGGCTTTAAGATTGCTATGAAGACCCTCGATGGCGGCCGTATCGGTATCGCTTCTCAGGCACTGGGAATCGGTGAAGGCGCTATTGACGAAGTCATCAAGTACACCAAGGAGCGCGTCCAGTTTGGTAAGCGCATTTCCCAGTTCCAGAACACCCAGTTCCAGATCGCCGACATGCACACCCGCATGAAAGCTGCGCAGTATCTGGTCTATTCCGCCGCTATCAAGAAGCAGGCGCATGAGCCCTACAGCATCGATTCCGCAATGGCCAAGTTGTTTGCCGCCGAGGCCGCAAACGATGTCACCCGCCGCGCCGTCCAGCTCTTCGGCGGTTACGGATACACGCGTGATTACCCGGTTGAGCGCATGATGCGTGACGCGAAGATCACTGAAATCTACGAAGGCACCAGCGAAGTCCAGCGCATGGTCATCGCGAATGCTCTTCAGGTTAAGTAA
- a CDS encoding butyryl-CoA:acetate CoA-transferase, with protein MGFQELYQSKLASAEKAVSVIKSGDWIDYGWTTGHPVALDKALAARMSDLTDIKIRGGICMWVPEIFKIDDPQAHFCWNSWHMGGIERKAIDKGFAFYAPIRYAELPRYYREHIVPGDVAMFQVAPMDKHGYFNFGPNASHLKAVCETSKIVILEVNENMPRCLGGAETEIHISQVDMVVEGTNPPIAEMGIAAATEVDEAVAKLIVEEIPNGACLQLGIGGMPNAVGSMIAQSDLKDLGVHTEMYVDAFVDIAKAGKINGSKKAIDRGRQVFAFAAGSKKLYEYIDQNPTVMATGVDYTNDSRQIAQLDNFMSINNAVDIDLFGQVNAESSGTRHISGSGGQLDFVLGAYLSKGGKSFICCSSSFTDKNGVLRSRILPTLNPGSIVTDTRTCTHYLVTEYGKVCLKGLTTWERAEAIISVAHPQFREELIREAEKLKIWRKSNR; from the coding sequence ATGGGCTTTCAAGAACTGTATCAAAGCAAGCTGGCAAGTGCCGAAAAAGCAGTCAGCGTTATTAAATCCGGCGACTGGATCGATTACGGTTGGACAACCGGTCACCCAGTTGCACTCGATAAGGCGCTGGCAGCGCGCATGAGCGATCTGACCGACATCAAAATTCGCGGCGGTATCTGCATGTGGGTACCCGAAATTTTTAAAATTGATGACCCACAGGCACATTTCTGCTGGAATTCATGGCATATGGGCGGCATTGAGCGCAAAGCTATAGACAAAGGGTTTGCATTCTATGCGCCGATCCGTTACGCCGAGCTACCCCGCTACTACCGCGAGCACATTGTCCCCGGCGACGTGGCGATGTTCCAGGTTGCACCGATGGATAAGCACGGCTATTTTAACTTTGGCCCCAACGCCTCCCACTTGAAGGCGGTCTGCGAGACTTCTAAGATCGTCATACTCGAAGTCAATGAAAATATGCCCCGCTGCTTGGGCGGTGCCGAGACGGAAATACATATCTCGCAGGTGGATATGGTGGTCGAAGGCACTAATCCGCCCATCGCCGAAATGGGCATCGCCGCTGCTACTGAGGTTGATGAGGCGGTTGCAAAGCTCATCGTTGAAGAGATCCCCAACGGAGCCTGCCTGCAGCTGGGCATCGGTGGTATGCCCAACGCCGTCGGTTCGATGATTGCGCAGTCCGATCTTAAAGATCTTGGCGTTCACACCGAAATGTATGTCGACGCCTTTGTTGACATCGCCAAGGCCGGCAAAATCAACGGTTCCAAAAAAGCCATCGACCGTGGTCGTCAGGTGTTTGCTTTTGCAGCCGGCTCTAAAAAGCTGTATGAATACATCGACCAGAACCCCACCGTCATGGCCACCGGCGTCGATTACACCAACGATTCTCGCCAAATTGCACAGCTTGACAACTTTATGTCCATTAATAACGCCGTGGATATCGACCTGTTTGGACAGGTGAATGCTGAATCCTCTGGCACTCGCCACATCAGCGGCTCGGGCGGACAGCTCGACTTTGTGTTGGGCGCTTACCTCTCTAAAGGCGGCAAGAGCTTCATCTGCTGTTCGTCTTCCTTCACCGATAAAAATGGTGTACTGCGCTCGCGCATTCTGCCTACCCTTAACCCTGGTTCTATCGTTACCGACACCCGCACCTGCACCCATTACCTTGTCACCGAGTATGGTAAGGTCTGCTTAAAGGGTTTGACCACTTGGGAGCGCGCCGAAGCCATCATCTCAGTCGCACATCCGCAGTTCCGCGAAGAGCTGATTCGTGAAGCTGAAAAGCTGAAAATTTGGAGAAAATCTAACCGATAA
- a CDS encoding DUF3794 domain-containing protein yields the protein MELNLHRRSVAACELLLDTAAEHPIECDVLLPDYCPDIVRVLCCQVQSAVTDCAVRKTTFTVEGMAIVKLCYVGEVGGVRKTEYKIPFSKSFELKSEPTRPIWSVTCEQGHTNCRAASRRRIDVRGVIMLRVKLLDASQQQTVDAAEGMGVQLRSCEESASDLTGQMQRQFSVAEILTPGVGKSPAIEIVRAECRPTVQESRVMASRVLLKGELMVHLLYKTDPETGALETADYSLPLSQVIEADNLDEDMQCEAQLSCVSLDCTPEETGQDGDLRLEAQLVAVIRFFRPIILTGATDSYSTLYPTQNTLSKLRVPKTCTAVSERGSVRTEAEAPEDVTALLDVWASPFGQNTHMEDGMLTVSGQLKFMALVSTEELGADCVTHTCDMSIKVPCKNEMAELMSDVTVLAVSGSLSQGKLMLGCELLLSGMLIEFEMKSLLTDLMVDESNPRKSDPLLGLMIYYANAGEHIWDISKRFGSLPAQIMADNELTQEVLEADMPLMIPTV from the coding sequence ATGGAACTAAATCTTCATAGACGATCGGTTGCGGCCTGCGAGCTTCTGCTCGATACGGCCGCGGAACATCCCATAGAGTGCGACGTGCTGCTGCCGGATTATTGCCCCGATATTGTTCGGGTGCTTTGCTGCCAGGTGCAAAGTGCCGTCACCGACTGTGCTGTACGCAAAACGACCTTTACGGTTGAAGGTATGGCCATTGTCAAGTTGTGCTATGTCGGTGAGGTGGGTGGTGTTCGCAAAACTGAGTATAAGATTCCATTTTCAAAAAGCTTTGAGCTTAAAAGTGAACCTACTCGCCCCATCTGGTCGGTCACCTGCGAGCAAGGGCACACCAACTGCCGCGCCGCTTCGCGCAGGCGTATTGATGTGCGGGGCGTCATCATGCTGCGAGTGAAGCTTCTGGATGCCTCACAACAGCAAACAGTTGATGCGGCTGAAGGTATGGGGGTACAGCTTCGTTCCTGTGAGGAAAGCGCATCAGACTTAACCGGTCAGATGCAGCGCCAGTTTTCGGTGGCCGAGATTCTGACCCCAGGGGTGGGCAAAAGCCCAGCTATAGAAATTGTGCGGGCTGAGTGCCGACCCACCGTGCAGGAAAGCCGGGTCATGGCTTCTCGTGTATTGCTTAAGGGCGAATTAATGGTACACCTGCTGTATAAGACCGACCCCGAGACTGGTGCTCTAGAAACCGCCGACTATTCCTTGCCGCTCAGTCAGGTAATAGAGGCCGACAATCTAGACGAGGATATGCAATGTGAAGCGCAATTGAGCTGCGTATCGCTCGACTGTACACCCGAAGAAACGGGGCAGGACGGCGACCTGCGTTTAGAGGCGCAGCTGGTTGCGGTGATCCGGTTCTTTAGGCCGATTATTCTCACCGGAGCCACCGATAGCTACTCTACGCTCTATCCCACACAAAACACCCTCTCTAAGCTACGCGTACCTAAGACCTGTACAGCGGTTTCAGAGCGTGGCAGCGTACGCACCGAGGCAGAGGCACCCGAGGATGTCACTGCGTTGCTGGATGTCTGGGCCAGCCCGTTCGGGCAGAATACCCATATGGAAGATGGCATGCTGACGGTGAGTGGTCAACTGAAATTTATGGCGTTGGTATCCACCGAAGAGCTTGGTGCAGACTGTGTGACCCACACTTGTGATATGTCTATAAAAGTACCCTGCAAAAACGAAATGGCAGAGCTGATGAGCGACGTCACGGTGCTAGCCGTTTCCGGAAGTTTAAGCCAAGGTAAGTTAATGTTGGGCTGTGAATTGCTGCTCTCGGGCATGCTCATCGAATTTGAGATGAAGTCATTGCTCACCGACCTCATGGTCGATGAGAGTAATCCGCGCAAGAGCGACCCGTTACTGGGTCTGATGATCTACTATGCGAACGCCGGCGAGCATATCTGGGATATTTCTAAGAGATTCGGCTCACTGCCAGCGCAGATTATGGCGGACAATGAGCTGACGCAAGAGGTGCTGGAAGCTGATATGCCGCTGATGATACCCACCGTTTAG
- a CDS encoding electron transfer flavoprotein subunit alpha/FixB family protein yields the protein MATFNNTDLAAFKGVWVFCEQRQGKLMPTDYELISEGRKLADELGVELCGLLLGDNVEGIAKELGGYGADKVIVCDSPLLKEYTTDAYAKVICDVITEMKPEIFLIGATNIGRDLGPRCAARLHTGLCADCTHLDVDVVKYVEFLRESSTLDLESQKFNYEDRNLKMTRPAFGGHLMATIICPRFRPAMATVRPGVMKKAAFDQAKADACQIVKPTFSLTEADMQTQVLEVVKAAKQLVDLTGADVVVSVGRGISKDVEKGVALAHELADVLGGVVGGSRATIDSGWLSADHQVGQTGKTVHPKIYIALGISGAIQHKAGMQDSECIIAVNKNDAAPIFEVADYGITGDLFKVVPLMIEQFKAALADK from the coding sequence ATGGCTACTTTTAACAATACCGATCTCGCTGCTTTTAAAGGCGTATGGGTCTTCTGCGAGCAGCGTCAGGGCAAACTGATGCCCACAGACTATGAATTGATCTCCGAAGGCCGTAAGCTGGCGGACGAGCTGGGCGTTGAGCTCTGCGGTCTGCTGCTGGGCGACAATGTTGAGGGCATCGCCAAGGAGCTTGGCGGCTACGGCGCCGACAAGGTCATCGTTTGCGATTCCCCCCTGCTCAAGGAGTATACCACCGACGCTTATGCTAAGGTGATCTGCGACGTTATCACCGAGATGAAGCCTGAGATCTTCCTCATCGGTGCGACCAATATCGGCCGTGACCTCGGCCCCCGTTGCGCAGCGCGTCTGCACACCGGTCTTTGCGCCGACTGCACCCACCTAGATGTTGACGTTGTCAAGTATGTTGAGTTCCTGAGAGAAAGCTCCACCCTGGATCTGGAGTCTCAGAAGTTCAACTATGAGGACAGAAACCTCAAGATGACCCGTCCGGCTTTCGGCGGTCACCTGATGGCCACCATCATCTGCCCCCGTTTCCGCCCCGCCATGGCGACCGTTCGCCCCGGCGTTATGAAGAAGGCTGCGTTCGATCAGGCCAAGGCTGACGCCTGCCAGATCGTTAAGCCCACGTTTTCGCTCACCGAAGCTGATATGCAGACTCAGGTTCTTGAGGTTGTCAAGGCTGCCAAGCAGCTGGTTGACCTCACCGGTGCAGATGTGGTTGTTTCGGTCGGCCGCGGCATCAGCAAGGACGTTGAGAAAGGCGTTGCGCTGGCTCATGAGCTGGCCGATGTTCTCGGCGGCGTTGTCGGTGGCTCCCGTGCTACCATCGACTCAGGCTGGCTCTCTGCCGACCATCAGGTTGGCCAGACCGGCAAGACCGTTCACCCCAAGATCTATATCGCGCTGGGCATTTCCGGTGCTATCCAGCACAAGGCTGGCATGCAGGATTCCGAGTGCATCATCGCTGTCAATAAGAACGATGCGGCTCCCATCTTTGAAGTGGCCGACTATGGCATCACCGGCGACCTGTTCAAGGTTGTGCCGCTGATGATCGAGCAGTTCAAGGCAGCTCTCGCTGATAAGTAA
- a CDS encoding electron transfer flavoprotein subunit beta/FixA family protein: MKAIVCVKQVPDTSGKVAVNPDGTLNRASMAAIINPDDQSAIEAALRLKDASGCKVIVVTMGPPPAEAMLRELMAMGADEGVLVSAREFGGSDTYATSQILAAAIKKLGLEADDIVFCGRQAIDGDTAQVGPQIAEKLDLPQISYVADLKVDGTEVTCRRMLEDGYMTIKTKTPCLLTCIKELNDPRYMSVSGVMDCYSKPLHVFNFETLKDDPLIDLDTIGLKGSPTNIFKSFTPPQKGVGTMLEGADKATCATLASILLEKHII, encoded by the coding sequence ATGAAAGCAATAGTTTGTGTAAAGCAAGTTCCGGATACTTCCGGTAAGGTTGCCGTCAATCCTGATGGCACGCTGAACCGTGCATCTATGGCCGCTATCATCAACCCCGATGACCAGAGCGCCATCGAGGCAGCTCTCCGTCTGAAGGACGCAAGCGGATGCAAGGTTATCGTTGTTACCATGGGCCCGCCCCCCGCAGAGGCCATGCTCCGTGAGCTGATGGCTATGGGCGCTGATGAAGGCGTACTCGTTTCTGCACGTGAATTCGGCGGTTCCGATACCTATGCAACTTCCCAGATTCTTGCAGCTGCTATCAAGAAGCTCGGCCTTGAGGCTGACGACATTGTCTTCTGTGGCCGCCAGGCTATCGATGGCGATACCGCACAGGTCGGCCCCCAGATCGCTGAGAAGCTGGATCTGCCCCAGATTTCTTATGTGGCTGATCTGAAGGTTGATGGCACTGAGGTCACCTGCCGCCGCATGCTTGAGGACGGCTACATGACCATCAAGACCAAGACTCCTTGCCTGCTCACCTGCATCAAGGAGCTCAATGATCCTCGTTACATGAGCGTCAGCGGCGTCATGGACTGCTATTCCAAGCCGCTGCATGTTTTCAACTTTGAGACCTTAAAGGACGATCCGCTGATTGATTTGGACACCATTGGTCTGAAGGGCTCTCCCACGAACATCTTCAAGTCCTTCACTCCTCCTCAGAAGGGTGTTGGCACTATGCTCGAGGGCGCCGACAAGGCAACCTGCGCCACTCTGGCCAGCATTTTGCTTGAAAAGCACATCATCTGA
- a CDS encoding NAD(P)-binding protein, giving the protein MSRLEIRTPNRSQTVVEGLYRDIERRITASPPGLCPVDLSAAFLHLCHAQTCGKCVPCRIGLGQLTALLRNVLDGKAALSDIDLIEKTARVIKDTADCAIGREAADMVLKGVKGFHDDYVEHITHHRCLCNLNQPVPCVALCPAGVDIPGYIALISEERFADAIKLIRKDNPFPTSCAMVCEHPCEARCRRNMVDDAVSIRALKRFAVDNAGVVPVPECAAPTGKRVAVIGGGPGGLSAAYFLSLMGHEVEVFEKRAHLGGMLRYGIPSYRLPRERLQEDIDAILSTGIKVNLNSQIGKDITIRELRRHFDGVYIAIGAQADKTVGIEGEDARGVISAVEMLRGIGDGVMPDFSGKRVVVIGGGNVAMDCARSARRLGAEHVTIVYRRRRDDMTAMSEEVQGAVEEGCELVTLQAPVRIEHEEGDKVLALWTQPQIISTMDDAGRPRPVKADAPQQRIPCDLVVVAIGQGIETAPFEEYGIPIKRGVIDAMNSSDVWTITGVFAGGDCVTGPASAIKAIAAGKVAAANIDEYLGFHHEIKTDVEIPGVRIADTPACGRVLPSERPACERLGDMELIEYAMTAQEAAQEARRCLRCDHFGYGSFKGGRTKKW; this is encoded by the coding sequence GTGAGCAGATTAGAAATTCGCACGCCAAACCGTTCCCAAACTGTGGTGGAGGGCCTGTACCGTGATATTGAAAGGCGCATCACCGCAAGCCCGCCCGGACTGTGTCCTGTTGACCTTTCAGCAGCATTTCTCCACCTTTGCCACGCGCAAACCTGCGGTAAATGCGTTCCCTGTCGCATAGGACTTGGGCAACTGACCGCGTTGCTCAGAAATGTACTCGATGGAAAAGCGGCACTTTCAGATATTGATTTGATTGAAAAGACCGCTCGTGTCATTAAGGATACCGCCGACTGTGCTATTGGGCGCGAAGCGGCCGATATGGTTTTAAAAGGGGTCAAGGGATTTCATGACGATTATGTAGAACATATTACCCACCACCGGTGTCTGTGCAACCTCAATCAGCCGGTGCCCTGTGTGGCACTATGTCCCGCCGGCGTGGATATCCCGGGTTATATCGCGCTGATTTCAGAAGAGCGCTTTGCCGACGCGATTAAGCTGATTCGAAAGGATAATCCATTCCCAACCTCTTGCGCCATGGTGTGTGAGCATCCGTGTGAAGCCAGATGTCGCCGCAATATGGTGGATGATGCCGTCAGCATCCGGGCGCTAAAGCGCTTTGCAGTTGACAACGCGGGGGTGGTACCGGTGCCGGAGTGTGCCGCACCCACCGGCAAGCGGGTCGCCGTCATAGGCGGCGGGCCAGGCGGACTCAGCGCTGCATACTTCCTCTCGCTCATGGGGCACGAGGTTGAGGTGTTTGAAAAGCGCGCTCACTTGGGTGGCATGCTACGCTATGGCATCCCCAGTTATCGTCTGCCGCGTGAGCGCCTTCAGGAGGACATCGATGCCATCCTTTCCACCGGCATTAAGGTCAACCTCAATTCGCAAATCGGCAAGGATATCACTATCCGTGAGCTGCGCCGCCACTTTGACGGTGTATATATCGCCATCGGTGCGCAGGCTGACAAAACGGTCGGTATCGAGGGGGAGGATGCTCGCGGCGTTATTTCGGCCGTTGAGATGCTGCGCGGCATCGGTGACGGTGTTATGCCCGACTTTTCTGGCAAGCGGGTTGTCGTCATCGGTGGCGGCAACGTCGCGATGGACTGTGCCAGAAGCGCCCGTCGTCTAGGTGCTGAGCATGTCACCATCGTTTACCGCAGACGGCGTGACGACATGACTGCTATGTCGGAGGAAGTTCAGGGTGCGGTCGAAGAGGGCTGCGAGCTTGTTACGCTGCAAGCACCGGTGCGCATCGAGCATGAAGAGGGCGATAAGGTCCTGGCACTGTGGACCCAGCCCCAGATCATCTCCACAATGGATGACGCCGGTCGCCCGCGCCCGGTCAAAGCCGACGCGCCGCAGCAACGCATCCCCTGTGATCTGGTTGTGGTCGCCATAGGGCAGGGCATTGAGACCGCACCGTTTGAGGAATACGGCATTCCGATAAAACGTGGTGTTATTGATGCCATGAACTCCAGCGACGTCTGGACGATAACCGGCGTGTTTGCGGGCGGCGACTGCGTCACCGGCCCCGCCTCGGCTATCAAGGCGATTGCCGCGGGCAAGGTGGCGGCTGCCAATATAGATGAGTACTTAGGCTTCCACCATGAGATCAAGACCGACGTCGAAATTCCTGGCGTGCGTATTGCCGATACACCTGCCTGCGGACGGGTGCTACCAAGTGAACGCCCGGCCTGTGAGCGTCTGGGTGACATGGAATTGATTGAATACGCTATGACGGCGCAGGAGGCAGCCCAAGAGGCGCGCCGCTGTTTGCGCTGCGATCACTTTGGTTATGGTTCATTCAAAGGCGGGAGGACTAAAAAATGGTAA